In a single window of the Limibacillus halophilus genome:
- a CDS encoding MBL fold metallo-hydrolase RNA specificity domain-containing protein translates to MRITFLGAAGTVTGSKYLVEAAGKRLLIDCGLFQGFKNLRLRNREPLSVNPATIDAVILTHAHIDHSGYLPLLVRDGYKGPVFTSRATAALCGILLPDSGHLQERDAEFANRHGFSKHSPALPLYTEEDARLALKSLREVSFEESMELGDGVSFTLRRAGHILGAAMVELRAEERSLLFSGDLGRPNDPVMLPPTVGLECDYLVVESTYGNRRHPDGDVEEKLADVINQTVSGGGSVLIPSFAVGRTQALLYHLHQLKQTGRIANVPVYLDSPMAIDASELFLAHHDEHRLTAAESRSACRAATFVRDVEGSKALDRSSMPLIIISASGMATGGRVLHHLKHFAPDPKNTILFAGFQAGGTRGADMAEGANRIKIHGYYYPLRAKVEMLDMLSAHADYFEILAWLTTFKRAPRTTFVTHGEPAAADALRHSIEEALGWRCRVPDYRDAVTLE, encoded by the coding sequence ATGCGTATAACCTTTCTCGGTGCGGCGGGAACAGTGACCGGGTCAAAGTATCTGGTCGAAGCTGCCGGCAAACGCCTGTTGATAGACTGTGGCCTATTCCAAGGATTCAAAAACCTGCGCCTGCGGAACCGTGAACCGCTATCTGTTAACCCAGCAACAATAGATGCCGTGATCCTGACGCACGCCCACATTGATCATTCGGGGTATCTGCCGCTGCTCGTACGTGACGGCTACAAGGGCCCGGTCTTTACGAGCCGCGCGACCGCCGCGCTTTGCGGCATACTCCTGCCGGATAGCGGCCATTTACAGGAGCGCGACGCCGAGTTCGCCAACCGCCACGGTTTCTCGAAGCACTCTCCGGCTTTGCCGCTGTACACAGAAGAGGATGCCCGCCTAGCGTTGAAGTCCCTCCGAGAGGTCTCCTTCGAAGAGTCCATGGAACTCGGGGACGGCGTCAGCTTTACCTTACGGCGCGCAGGTCACATCCTTGGCGCGGCAATGGTTGAACTGCGTGCCGAGGAACGCAGCCTGCTGTTTTCCGGCGACCTTGGACGTCCAAACGATCCCGTCATGTTACCACCTACGGTTGGCCTTGAATGCGATTACCTGGTGGTGGAATCAACCTATGGAAACCGCAGGCATCCAGATGGCGATGTCGAGGAAAAGCTGGCCGACGTCATTAATCAGACAGTGTCAGGCGGCGGCAGTGTTTTGATCCCCTCATTTGCGGTCGGGCGGACACAGGCGCTGCTTTATCATCTCCACCAACTAAAGCAGACTGGGCGAATAGCAAACGTGCCGGTTTATCTCGATAGCCCCATGGCCATCGACGCAAGCGAGCTTTTCCTGGCACATCACGATGAACATCGACTGACGGCGGCGGAGAGCCGATCAGCGTGTCGGGCAGCAACCTTTGTACGCGACGTCGAAGGCTCAAAAGCACTGGACCGCTCCAGCATGCCGCTCATCATTATTTCAGCCAGCGGCATGGCGACGGGTGGGCGCGTGCTCCATCACCTCAAGCATTTCGCGCCGGATCCGAAGAACACCATTCTGTTCGCCGGTTTCCAGGCCGGCGGCACGCGCGGCGCGGATATGGCCGAGGGGGCAAACCGAATCAAAATTCACGGTTACTATTACCCGTTGCGCGCTAAGGTCGAGATGCTCGACATGCTTTCAGCACATGCGGACTACTTTGAGATTCTGGCTTGGCTGACGACCTTCAAACGCGCGCCTCGCACAACTTTTGTCACGCACGGCGAGCCTGCCGCCGCCGATGCCTTGCGCCACAGCATCGAGGAAGCCCTCGGTTGGCGTTGCCGGGTTCCCGATTATCGTGATGCGGTGACTTTGGAATGA
- a CDS encoding trimethylamine methyltransferase family protein, translated as MTEESPRRRRRQSAREDFEARALNQIPWRNIESPFPPLCPLSDDQLEAVHEASLRLLAEQGVEVMSVRARDLFRKAGATVDEASGVVCLEPELILQLISTAPNEFMLTPRNAGHAIRIGGNAINFGLVSGPPNVHDCLRGRRAGNLEDYCSLIKMAQSFNVISFLGNQATAPQELPANNRHLDTCRANIVYTDKIWNCVSIGAGRARDAAQIMALSRGLTLEEMAESPGAITNININSPRKLDETMAEGAMQMAELGQAVIVTPFTLMGAMTPVTMAAALVQQNAEALIGIALTQLVRAGAPVIYGGFTSNVDMRSGAPAFGTPENCKANMAGGQLARRYGLPYRTSACNASNTVDGQAVYETQFALWGAVNGYGNLIYHAAGWLEGGLVASFEKLIMDVETLQCMAKVLEPIAVSEEEFGLEAIREVGPGGHFFGSSHTMERYKTAFYEPLLSDWQNHENWEIAGAKDATARATEVWQRVLQEYEAPPIDPARLEAVDAYIARRKEAIGTGEP; from the coding sequence ATGACTGAAGAGAGCCCGCGCCGCCGCCGTCGCCAATCGGCGCGTGAGGATTTTGAAGCGCGTGCGCTAAACCAAATTCCCTGGCGCAACATCGAATCGCCGTTTCCGCCGTTATGTCCTCTGAGCGACGATCAATTGGAAGCGGTGCACGAGGCCTCGCTTCGCTTGCTTGCCGAGCAAGGCGTCGAGGTTATGAGTGTCCGGGCCCGCGACCTGTTTCGCAAGGCCGGGGCCACGGTCGATGAAGCCTCCGGCGTTGTCTGCCTGGAGCCTGAGCTGATCTTGCAGCTCATCTCGACAGCGCCAAATGAGTTCATGCTAACGCCCCGTAATGCCGGTCACGCAATTCGGATTGGTGGAAATGCAATCAATTTTGGGTTGGTTTCTGGCCCGCCCAACGTCCACGACTGCTTGCGTGGCCGTCGTGCCGGTAATCTCGAAGACTACTGCAGCCTCATCAAGATGGCGCAAAGCTTCAACGTGATTTCCTTCCTGGGCAACCAGGCAACGGCGCCTCAGGAGTTGCCCGCAAACAACCGTCACCTCGATACCTGTCGGGCCAACATCGTCTATACGGACAAGATCTGGAACTGCGTATCGATCGGTGCGGGGCGCGCACGTGATGCCGCCCAGATCATGGCCTTGTCGCGCGGGCTGACGTTGGAGGAAATGGCCGAGAGCCCCGGCGCCATCACCAACATCAATATCAATTCGCCCCGTAAGCTCGATGAAACCATGGCCGAGGGCGCCATGCAGATGGCCGAATTGGGACAGGCGGTAATTGTCACGCCCTTCACGCTGATGGGGGCGATGACGCCTGTCACCATGGCGGCGGCGTTGGTGCAGCAAAATGCGGAAGCCTTGATCGGCATTGCTCTCACCCAGTTGGTCCGCGCCGGTGCGCCAGTGATCTACGGCGGCTTCACCTCCAACGTGGATATGCGATCAGGCGCCCCCGCTTTTGGCACGCCGGAGAACTGCAAGGCGAATATGGCCGGCGGACAATTAGCAAGACGCTATGGGCTGCCTTACCGCACGAGTGCCTGCAATGCCTCCAACACGGTCGACGGTCAGGCTGTCTACGAGACGCAGTTCGCCCTTTGGGGTGCCGTCAACGGATACGGGAACCTGATCTATCATGCCGCCGGGTGGCTGGAGGGTGGGCTCGTCGCTTCTTTTGAAAAGCTGATCATGGATGTGGAGACGCTGCAGTGCATGGCCAAGGTTCTGGAGCCGATTGCGGTGTCAGAGGAGGAGTTTGGTCTGGAGGCGATCCGCGAAGTGGGGCCGGGTGGGCATTTCTTTGGATCGTCCCACACGATGGAGCGCTATAAGACCGCGTTTTATGAACCGCTCCTCAGTGACTGGCAGAACCACGAGAATTGGGAAATTGCCGGCGCGAAGGATGCCACGGCTCGCGCGACGGAAGTTTGGCAAAGGGTGTTGCAGGAATACGAGGCACCGCCAATCGATCCCGCGCGGCTGGAAGCGGTCGATGCCTACATCGCGCGACGCAAGGAGGCAATCGGAACCGGCGAACCCTGA
- a CDS encoding GcvT family protein — protein sequence MKSHAQVVVIGGGVVGCSVLYHLAKFGMKDSVLLERSELTSGSTWHAAGGMHTINGDPNVAKLQKYTIELYREIEALSEQSTGLHMTGGVMLAATEARFDWIKGLVAKGRYLGIEAEIITPEEAHQDMPLLDPKRFVGAMRTVVDGHLDPSGTTHAYAKSARKLGAEIHRHTKVEDIVRQPDGQWLVVTDKGNILAQHVVNAGGLWAREVGRMVGLELPVLAMEHMYLITEDMPEVAEVNRTTGKEVVHAVDFDGELYLRQERGGMLMGTYEKACVPWSEKRTPWDFGHELLEPDIDRIAPSLEVGFQHFPAFQNAGIKQIINGPFTFAPDGNPLVGPVRGLPGFWCACGVMAGFSQGGGVGLALANWIIEGDPGFDVWAMDVGRYGDWATLKYTNAKVRENYSRRFSIKFPNEELTAARPLRTTPIYDKLKESGAQFGAAYGLEVPLWFAPKGVKDSFSWRRSSDFEQVGKEARAVRSSVGLSEISGFAKYSVTGTGARAWLDGILACRIPDQGRMTLAPMLKHDGKLIGDFTLANLGEDAFFIAGSGIAEEYHMRWFEEHLPGDGSVTVKAEGLGLVGLALAGPKSRDLLARLADHDLSDQAFPFMAISWMDIGMAPALVGRVSYTGDLGYEIWCRPEYQRYLFDVLMDAGAAHSIALFGSRALNALRLEKGFGSWAREYRPIYGPYEAGLGRFVSLTKNADFIGKAAATKEKQQGGKLRLCSFILAAKDADVIGDEPIWFRGEVKGWVTSGGYAHASGKSVAMGYVPREIAGEAEGWEIELLGERLSARLLSEPLFDPKGERMRGAI from the coding sequence ATGAAATCCCACGCGCAAGTTGTTGTCATCGGCGGTGGCGTCGTCGGTTGCTCGGTTCTCTATCACCTCGCGAAGTTCGGTATGAAGGACTCGGTGTTGCTGGAGCGTTCGGAGCTTACCTCCGGGTCGACCTGGCATGCGGCGGGCGGCATGCATACGATCAATGGCGACCCCAACGTCGCCAAGCTGCAGAAATACACCATCGAGCTTTACCGGGAGATCGAGGCGCTGTCTGAGCAATCAACGGGCCTGCATATGACGGGCGGCGTGATGCTGGCGGCGACCGAGGCGCGATTTGATTGGATCAAGGGGCTTGTCGCCAAGGGTCGCTATCTGGGGATCGAAGCCGAGATCATCACGCCGGAAGAAGCGCATCAGGACATGCCCTTGCTCGACCCCAAGCGTTTTGTCGGGGCCATGCGGACGGTCGTCGACGGCCACCTCGATCCTTCGGGCACGACCCATGCCTACGCCAAGTCGGCACGCAAACTGGGCGCCGAGATTCACCGTCATACCAAGGTCGAAGACATCGTACGCCAACCGGACGGGCAATGGCTGGTGGTGACCGACAAGGGCAATATCCTGGCGCAGCACGTGGTCAACGCGGGCGGACTTTGGGCGCGCGAGGTTGGGCGCATGGTGGGGTTGGAGCTGCCGGTTTTGGCGATGGAGCACATGTACCTCATCACCGAAGACATGCCCGAAGTTGCCGAGGTCAACCGCACCACGGGGAAGGAAGTGGTGCACGCTGTGGATTTTGACGGTGAGCTGTACTTGCGCCAGGAACGCGGCGGCATGTTGATGGGGACCTATGAGAAAGCCTGTGTCCCCTGGTCCGAGAAGCGAACGCCCTGGGATTTCGGGCATGAACTTCTTGAGCCGGATATCGACCGCATTGCACCGTCGTTGGAGGTGGGCTTTCAGCATTTCCCGGCCTTCCAGAACGCCGGCATCAAACAGATCATCAATGGCCCCTTTACCTTCGCACCGGATGGCAATCCGCTTGTCGGCCCGGTTCGCGGCTTGCCGGGCTTTTGGTGCGCCTGCGGCGTCATGGCGGGTTTCTCCCAGGGCGGTGGTGTCGGTCTCGCGCTGGCGAATTGGATTATCGAAGGTGACCCGGGTTTCGACGTCTGGGCCATGGACGTCGGCCGCTATGGCGATTGGGCAACGCTAAAATACACCAACGCAAAGGTGCGCGAGAATTACTCGCGCCGCTTTTCCATCAAGTTCCCCAACGAGGAGCTGACCGCCGCGCGGCCGCTCAGAACGACGCCCATCTACGACAAACTAAAGGAATCAGGCGCTCAGTTTGGTGCTGCCTATGGATTGGAGGTTCCTCTGTGGTTCGCGCCGAAGGGGGTTAAGGACAGCTTTTCATGGCGGCGCTCAAGCGATTTCGAGCAGGTAGGCAAAGAGGCCAGGGCCGTCCGCAGTTCCGTGGGTTTGAGCGAGATTTCAGGCTTTGCAAAATACAGTGTGACCGGCACGGGCGCGCGCGCTTGGTTGGACGGTATCCTGGCCTGCCGGATTCCCGATCAGGGACGCATGACCTTGGCGCCAATGCTCAAACACGACGGCAAGCTGATCGGCGATTTCACGCTCGCCAATCTGGGCGAAGATGCCTTCTTCATCGCGGGATCGGGGATCGCCGAGGAATACCATATGCGCTGGTTCGAAGAGCACCTTCCCGGAGATGGCTCGGTGACGGTCAAGGCGGAGGGTCTGGGACTCGTCGGTCTGGCGCTGGCGGGGCCGAAGTCCCGAGATTTGCTGGCGCGCCTGGCGGACCACGATTTGTCGGATCAGGCCTTTCCCTTCATGGCGATTTCCTGGATGGATATCGGCATGGCGCCTGCTTTGGTTGGGAGGGTGAGCTACACCGGCGACCTGGGTTACGAGATTTGGTGCCGCCCGGAGTATCAGCGCTACCTCTTCGATGTTCTGATGGATGCAGGTGCGGCGCATAGCATCGCGCTCTTCGGGTCACGTGCGCTCAATGCTCTTCGCCTCGAAAAGGGCTTTGGAAGCTGGGCGCGTGAGTACCGACCGATCTACGGCCCTTATGAAGCGGGCCTTGGACGGTTCGTGTCCCTGACGAAGAACGCGGACTTCATTGGCAAGGCGGCGGCAACCAAGGAAAAGCAGCAGGGCGGCAAGCTCCGTCTTTGCAGCTTCATACTTGCAGCCAAGGACGCCGATGTGATCGGTGACGAGCCGATCTGGTTCAGAGGTGAAGTGAAAGGTTGGGTGACTTCCGGCGGCTATGCGCACGCTTCCGGAAAATCGGTTGCCATGGGCTATGTTCCGAGGGAGATCGCCGGAGAGGCAGAGGGCTGGGAGATCGAACTGCTAGGCGAGAGATTGTCCGCGCGTCTGCTCAGCGAACCCTTGTTCGATCCCAAGGGCGAAAGAATGCGCGGTGCGATCTGA
- a CDS encoding M24 family metallopeptidase, with amino-acid sequence MSIDAVEVAGGHAKELASMARQHGAMEYTQAPVDLDVVRLYRLGRLREEMQKADVAGLLLYDQINTRYATDATNMQIWCSHYEARCVFVALDGPVVLFDYANLPHLAEGLPTVDEYRVNSSAYYFTAGPHAEARAKKMGQDVAELMRQYGGGSKRLAVDRLSHLGSDALRAEGLTLLEGEGIAERARAVKSTQELALMRASIAVCEEGCREMRSILEPGITENALWAKLHEVNIRLGGEWIETRLLSSGPRTNPWFRECSMRVIERGDMVSFDTDLIGPYGYCADISRAWLCGDRPNDEQRRLYAKAYEQIEHNIAVLKPGMSFRELSEACWRIPEEFLSLRYPSLIHGVGLADEYPSIKHWEDFPTKGYDGIITPGMTLCVESFIGVAGGREGVKLEEQVLITETGVERLSSLPYETDWL; translated from the coding sequence ATGAGCATTGATGCAGTAGAGGTTGCCGGCGGTCATGCGAAAGAGCTTGCGTCGATGGCACGCCAACACGGTGCCATGGAGTATACGCAAGCTCCCGTGGACCTGGATGTGGTGCGTCTTTACCGTCTGGGTCGCCTGCGAGAGGAGATGCAGAAAGCCGATGTTGCCGGGTTACTCCTCTATGACCAAATCAACACCCGCTACGCGACCGATGCGACGAACATGCAAATCTGGTGCTCCCATTATGAAGCGCGCTGCGTTTTCGTGGCACTCGACGGTCCGGTGGTCCTTTTCGACTATGCCAACTTGCCGCATCTGGCCGAGGGTCTGCCGACGGTGGATGAGTACAGGGTCAACTCCTCGGCCTACTACTTCACCGCCGGCCCCCATGCCGAAGCGCGGGCCAAGAAGATGGGTCAGGATGTTGCCGAACTCATGCGCCAGTACGGCGGCGGTAGCAAGCGCCTCGCGGTGGATCGATTGTCCCATCTGGGGAGCGACGCGCTGCGGGCCGAAGGTTTGACGCTCCTGGAAGGCGAGGGGATCGCGGAGCGTGCCCGCGCCGTGAAGTCAACGCAAGAACTGGCGCTCATGCGGGCTTCTATTGCGGTCTGCGAGGAAGGCTGTCGCGAGATGCGGTCCATCCTTGAGCCCGGCATCACGGAGAACGCACTCTGGGCCAAACTGCACGAAGTAAACATTCGTCTGGGCGGTGAGTGGATCGAAACGCGGCTGTTGTCTTCCGGGCCGCGAACCAATCCCTGGTTTCGAGAATGCTCAATGCGTGTCATCGAGCGAGGGGATATGGTCAGCTTCGATACGGACCTCATTGGCCCCTATGGCTACTGTGCCGACATATCCCGCGCTTGGCTGTGCGGTGACAGGCCGAACGACGAGCAGCGCCGTCTCTATGCCAAGGCATACGAGCAGATCGAGCACAACATCGCCGTCCTGAAGCCTGGCATGAGCTTTCGCGAGCTTTCCGAGGCCTGTTGGCGGATCCCCGAGGAGTTCCTCTCGTTGCGTTATCCAAGTTTGATCCATGGGGTCGGGCTGGCGGACGAGTACCCCTCCATCAAGCATTGGGAAGATTTCCCGACGAAGGGCTATGACGGCATTATCACGCCGGGCATGACGCTTTGCGTGGAAAGCTTTATCGGCGTTGCCGGCGGTAGAGAAGGCGTCAAGTTGGAAGAACAGGTGCTGATCACCGAGACCGGCGTCGAACGCCTTTCCAGCCTGCCCTACGAGACCGACTGGCTTTAG
- a CDS encoding SulP family inorganic anion transporter: protein MSQHAAPTRWRLFIPKLVTCIKEGYGWPHLKADGIAGLTVAIVALPLAMALAIASGTTPERGLITVIIAGFVISAFGGSRFQIGGPTGAFVVVVYGIIAQYGYDGLVLATLMAGALLVLAGLAGFGTWIKYVPQPVVVGFTAGIAVIIFSSQVKDFLGLAIEQPPAGFAAQWQSYLTHIDLIHPTTLALALASLGLIIALRRWRPQAPGFLIAVTVAAAATALFTLPVETIGTRFGGIPSTLPSPSLPRIDFARLAELLPSAFTIAFLAGVESLLSAVVADGMTGRRHRSNCELVAQGLANSASVAFGGIPATGAIARTATNIRAGGRTPFAGIFHALFVLLFMLLLAPLASFVPLAGLAAVLFIVAWNMSEVDRFKRLLLHAPWDERLVLVITFGLTVAVDLTVAIEVGVVFAAMLFMHRMTRAVAIQSHDLLIEEDQEDTLDAANGNGKDGMRAALPPGVEAYQIRGPFFFGVADLLGEVMERISAPPKIFILRMRLVPMVDATGAQALESFVARCRRHDTEVILTGLQPQPREVLDRMGLLARQGVREESDFRSAVEKLTFAAPEAN, encoded by the coding sequence ATGTCGCAACATGCTGCGCCGACCCGGTGGCGTCTTTTTATTCCGAAGTTGGTAACTTGCATCAAGGAAGGATACGGCTGGCCGCACCTGAAGGCCGACGGTATCGCCGGACTGACGGTCGCCATCGTTGCCCTGCCGTTGGCCATGGCCTTGGCGATCGCCTCCGGCACGACGCCGGAGCGGGGTTTGATTACCGTTATCATTGCCGGTTTCGTGATCTCTGCCTTCGGCGGGAGCCGATTTCAGATTGGCGGGCCGACGGGCGCCTTTGTCGTTGTTGTCTATGGAATCATCGCGCAGTACGGCTACGACGGCCTTGTCCTGGCAACCCTAATGGCCGGCGCCTTACTGGTGCTGGCGGGGCTTGCCGGTTTCGGCACTTGGATCAAATACGTCCCGCAACCTGTCGTCGTGGGTTTCACCGCAGGGATCGCGGTCATTATCTTTTCCAGCCAAGTCAAAGACTTCCTCGGGCTGGCCATTGAGCAGCCGCCTGCCGGGTTCGCCGCGCAGTGGCAAAGCTATCTCACCCATATCGATCTGATTCATCCCACGACACTGGCCCTGGCCCTTGCCTCCTTGGGATTGATCATCGCCCTGCGCCGCTGGCGGCCTCAAGCACCGGGTTTCCTGATCGCCGTGACCGTGGCGGCTGCCGCCACGGCGCTGTTCACGCTCCCCGTTGAGACCATCGGCACTCGGTTCGGCGGCATTCCGAGCACTCTACCCTCTCCCAGTCTGCCCAGGATCGATTTTGCACGCCTGGCGGAACTGCTGCCCAGCGCCTTCACCATCGCCTTTCTGGCAGGCGTGGAATCCTTGCTGTCCGCCGTGGTTGCCGATGGCATGACCGGTCGGCGGCATCGATCAAATTGCGAGTTGGTTGCTCAAGGCCTTGCCAACAGCGCGTCCGTCGCTTTTGGCGGGATTCCCGCGACCGGCGCGATCGCCCGCACGGCGACCAACATTCGCGCCGGCGGCCGGACACCCTTTGCGGGCATATTTCACGCTCTATTTGTGTTGTTATTCATGCTGCTGCTGGCCCCCTTGGCAAGTTTCGTTCCCCTGGCCGGCCTCGCCGCCGTCCTGTTCATCGTTGCCTGGAACATGAGCGAGGTCGATCGCTTCAAGCGCCTGCTCCTCCACGCTCCCTGGGATGAGCGCCTTGTGCTGGTCATCACCTTCGGCTTAACCGTGGCTGTCGATCTGACCGTGGCCATCGAGGTGGGGGTGGTCTTTGCGGCAATGCTCTTCATGCATCGCATGACCCGTGCGGTCGCAATTCAATCCCATGATCTGCTGATCGAGGAAGACCAGGAAGACACACTCGATGCCGCGAACGGTAACGGCAAGGACGGCATGCGCGCCGCCTTGCCGCCTGGGGTGGAGGCCTATCAGATTCGCGGGCCTTTCTTCTTCGGTGTCGCCGACCTTTTGGGGGAGGTCATGGAGCGGATCAGCGCGCCGCCAAAGATCTTCATATTGCGGATGCGTCTGGTGCCAATGGTAGATGCAACCGGCGCTCAGGCCCTGGAAAGTTTTGTCGCCCGGTGCCGACGCCATGACACCGAAGTCATTCTGACCGGCCTGCAGCCGCAACCGCGCGAAGTCCTGGATCGCATGGGCCTCCTGGCCCGCCAAGGCGTTCGAGAGGAAAGTGATTTCCGAAGCGCGGTCGAAAAATTGACCTTTGCTGCGCCCGAAGCAAACTAA
- a CDS encoding tetratricopeptide repeat protein produces the protein MQQDERGHAMTSDSADAAAALDLAIHNFLHWRAAVIPPLRNSLETDPDFGFAHIVSGLILHGARNIHFRPKIAAAIASAEETTTAMTPREQLYLAALKAAFQGDISGSVALYETILVQHPLDLFAQRLAQMELFWIGEMEWSADISARVAPAWSEAVPSYGIHLSCRAFDLEESGDYRGAEKLARQAVEIDPSDVWGTHAMAHVMIMENRIDEGIAWLDGLKDHWGEANQMALHLWWHRCLFHLEHGEFEAVIDIYDNWIRNRELPLLKSMADLYIDMQNGASMLQRLEMCKVPVGDRWEELLQLTLNRLEDHTSPFTSPHYALILAASGRFEESYGLLASMEAFAATDKGTLGPRYRAAAIPAARGAIAFRQAQYEDVVAALFPARRSLWQMGGSHAQRDVFTQMLVFALGRLGQADLLAIVVDDAKAFGFSDVPERLCYRQAAALLQ, from the coding sequence GTGCAGCAGGATGAACGTGGTCATGCAATGACCAGCGACAGCGCCGACGCGGCCGCTGCGTTGGACTTGGCGATTCACAATTTTCTGCATTGGCGGGCCGCCGTCATTCCTCCATTACGCAACAGTCTCGAGACCGATCCTGACTTTGGGTTTGCCCACATCGTTAGCGGCTTGATTCTACACGGCGCACGCAACATCCACTTCCGCCCGAAAATTGCCGCGGCCATTGCCAGCGCCGAAGAAACCACGACGGCGATGACGCCTCGCGAGCAACTCTACCTAGCGGCTCTGAAAGCCGCTTTCCAAGGCGACATCTCCGGGTCGGTTGCGCTCTACGAGACAATTTTAGTTCAACACCCCCTGGACCTTTTTGCTCAGCGCCTCGCTCAAATGGAGTTGTTCTGGATCGGCGAAATGGAGTGGTCCGCAGATATTTCGGCCCGTGTCGCTCCCGCTTGGAGCGAAGCGGTGCCCAGCTACGGCATCCACCTTTCCTGCCGCGCTTTCGATTTGGAAGAAAGCGGCGATTATCGCGGCGCGGAGAAGCTTGCCCGTCAGGCCGTTGAGATCGACCCATCCGATGTCTGGGGCACGCACGCCATGGCTCATGTAATGATCATGGAGAACCGGATAGACGAGGGTATCGCCTGGCTCGATGGGCTAAAAGACCATTGGGGCGAGGCCAATCAGATGGCGTTGCATCTTTGGTGGCATCGCTGCTTGTTCCACCTGGAGCACGGCGAGTTCGAGGCGGTAATCGACATCTACGACAACTGGATCCGCAACCGCGAACTTCCGTTGCTCAAATCCATGGCGGACCTTTACATCGACATGCAGAACGGCGCCTCAATGCTGCAGCGCTTGGAGATGTGCAAGGTCCCTGTCGGAGACCGTTGGGAGGAATTGCTACAACTCACGCTCAATCGGTTGGAGGACCACACCAGCCCCTTCACCAGCCCTCATTACGCGCTGATCCTGGCCGCTAGCGGGCGCTTCGAAGAGTCTTATGGTCTCTTGGCATCGATGGAGGCTTTCGCTGCCACTGACAAGGGAACCCTGGGTCCGCGCTATCGCGCCGCTGCGATTCCGGCGGCGCGCGGCGCAATCGCCTTCAGACAGGCCCAATACGAGGATGTCGTCGCCGCCCTGTTCCCCGCGCGCAGGTCACTTTGGCAAATGGGCGGCAGTCACGCACAGCGGGATGTTTTTACGCAGATGCTGGTGTTTGCGTTGGGCCGGCTGGGGCAGGCCGATCTCCTGGCCATCGTGGTAGACGACGCCAAAGCCTTTGGATTCTCGGACGTACCTGAACGCCTCTGTTATCGTCAGGCCGCGGCGCTTCTTCAGTAG
- a CDS encoding homocysteine S-methyltransferase family protein: protein MQGGVILLDGGMGRELMRIGAPFRQPEWSALALMEAPETVEAVHQAFLQAGSEIVTTNSYALVPFHIGEQRFRDQAQTLAHLSGRLARQAVERASHTARVAGSLPPLFGSYRPDLFNAPTAQSILEPLIAGLSPWVDIWLGETLGSIAEAEAIKVGLDRADSEDQRPLWLSFTLEDIADDRLHPPRLRSGESIAASVAAAHALGAHALLFNCSQPEVMLPAITLAATAIREQATLGQTALKLGVYANTFEDRSSAEGANESTSGLRRDLTPDSYLTFVRRWVEAGACIVGGCCGIEPEHIRKLHEEIPL, encoded by the coding sequence ATGCAAGGTGGCGTTATCCTTCTAGACGGCGGCATGGGCCGCGAACTCATGCGAATCGGCGCACCATTTCGCCAACCCGAATGGTCGGCTCTAGCACTGATGGAGGCTCCGGAGACAGTAGAGGCCGTCCACCAGGCTTTCTTGCAGGCTGGGTCAGAGATCGTGACAACCAACAGCTATGCATTGGTGCCGTTTCACATCGGCGAGCAGCGGTTCCGGGATCAGGCTCAAACACTGGCACATCTCTCCGGGCGTCTTGCGCGTCAAGCAGTTGAGCGAGCCTCTCATACCGCCAGGGTCGCGGGATCGCTGCCACCGCTATTCGGGTCATATCGCCCAGATCTTTTCAATGCGCCGACAGCGCAAAGTATCCTGGAACCCCTGATCGCAGGCCTGTCGCCATGGGTCGATATCTGGCTCGGCGAAACTTTGGGCAGCATTGCGGAAGCCGAGGCGATCAAGGTAGGCCTCGACCGCGCCGACAGCGAAGATCAACGGCCGCTCTGGCTGTCCTTTACTTTGGAGGATATCGCTGACGACAGACTGCACCCTCCTCGTCTTCGATCTGGTGAAAGCATTGCCGCCAGCGTGGCCGCAGCGCATGCGCTTGGCGCCCATGCCCTGCTTTTCAACTGCAGCCAGCCCGAGGTCATGTTGCCTGCAATCACCCTGGCCGCAACAGCGATCAGGGAGCAGGCCACCTTAGGCCAAACGGCTCTGAAGCTCGGCGTTTACGCCAACACATTCGAGGATCGCAGCAGCGCTGAAGGGGCCAATGAAAGCACTTCCGGTCTTCGTCGCGATCTGACACCCGATAGCTATCTGACATTCGTGCGCCGTTGGGTTGAAGCCGGCGCATGTATAGTCGGTGGCTGCTGCGGCATCGAACCCGAACACATTCGCAAACTGCATGAAGAAATACCACTCTGA